TCGGTATTGTCATTGTCTACCAAATCCTGTATTCTGATGTTTCCGAACATATGCCAGAATACGCCACCCTCAAAGCAATGGGTTATGGCGATAACTATCTACTAGGAGTCTTGTTACAAGAAGCATTGCTTTTAGCTGTGTTAGGTTATATACCAGCATTTTTACTTTCTATTGGGCTATATAATCTCACCGCCACTGCGACACTGCTGCCCATATTTATGAAAACAGAAAGAGCAATATATGTTTTAAATTTAACAATTATTATGTGTAGTTTTTCAGGGGCGATCGCCATGAGAAAGCTACGTTCCGCCGACCCCGCAGATGTTTTTTAATTTTGAATTATCTGATCATAGGAAAGCCAAATTCAAACTATTAAAATCCCATGTTTATAGAATCTACACCTGTAATTTCTGTTGCCAATATTAACCATTATTTTGGTCAAGGTTCCCTGCGTAAACAAGCATTATTCAATATTAATTTGGAGATTAATGCTGGTGAGATTGTGATTATGACAGGTCCATCAGGTTCAGGAAAAACTACGCTGTTGACTCTCATGGGTGGACTACGTTCAGCCCAAGAAGGTAGTTTGAAAATTTTAGGAGAGGAAATTTGTGGTGCTAGCAAGCGACAATTAACCCAGTTACGTCGCCAGATTGGTTATATTTTTCAAGCCCATAATCTGATGACATTTTTAACAGCCAAAGAAAACGTCAGAATGTCCTTAGAGTTACATGAACAATATCTGAATCAGGATATGAACAAAAAAGCAATCGCCATGCTAGAAACTGTTGGTTTGGGTGATCGAGTAAATTACTACGCCGAAAACTTATCAGGGGGACAAAAACAACGAGTAGCGATTGCTCGGGCTTTAGTCAGCCATCCTAAAATTGTCTTAGCAGACGAACCCACAGCCGCACTAGACAAAAAATCTGGGCGCGATGTGGTAGAATTAATGCAGCGGCTAGCGAAAGAACAAGGTTGTACAATATTGCTCGTCACCCATGACAACCGCATCCTCGACATTGCCGATCGCATCATATATATGGAAGACGGACAACTAAAAAGCAATGGTGTAGATGTTACGGCGAAAATCAATTAAAAAAAGGGCGTTGCATAATTGCGGGATGAAATCGTTAAATTCAACTTTGAAAACTCTTCCTCTTCCCTACGGGACGCTCCGCGAATGCGCCTTCCCTACGGGACGCTCCGCGAATGCGCCTTCTCTGCGTTCGCGTAGCGTGTCGAAGACAGACGCTCCGCGAATGCGTGAGACAAAAATCATCCCATCAATCAGCAACGCCGCTTTAGACAGTGTATCAGGATATTTTTGTTACCTCCCACCAAGCAAAATTACCGTAGAATCTGCAGCCCGGCCAAATTCCTCTGGTGCATATTGCAGATGGGCTTGGGACCCTGGCCAGAAAAATGTCCCAGGAGTAACGGAACGTACTAAGTAGTTGAGGCTATACACTCCTGCTTCCAGGTGGTCGGCGTAGGCGACGGTGCGATCGCGGTAGATTGTTTTATATCCTAGTTCCCAACTGTCGGCTTGGGCTTGTAATGCCGCGGTTGTAGTCTCAAAGCTGGCATCTACTGCTTCTAAACCGGCGGCTAAGGGGTCACTAATTACCACATGCTCTACCGGATGGTCAACTATAAGTTCTAATTTCACATTGTACACCTCCCCTGTCTGTAATGTCAAGGGGTTATTCCCAACTCCCAAACCAAATTTTTGCAGAATCTTCGCTTCACCGACTTTTTCGAGTTCGCGGGTGATGCGTAAACCGTTAAATTTGCCTGGTTGATTCCCCTGCAGGCGATAATTGTAAGCGGCTAGATAATGTAATTTGCCTTTACCTGATTTTTTGATCGTCAAATTATGGCGTCCACGGGGTAATTTCTCCATCGGCACGTTTATTTGTAAACTGGGATGGCGGGAATCTGCAAATTTATTTTCAGCGAGTTTTTGACCGGCTAATTCGACTGTGGCGATCAAGTTGGGGGGTGTGGGTTGCAATTGGCTATATTCTACCAAGGCTGTGAGTGCTTGGGCATTGTTATAACTAGTTTGCCATGTGCCGTCTCTTCTTAGGGCGAGGAGACTGCGGAATAATTTATCGATAATTTCTGGTTGGGCTTTTTGGGCGATAAATAGGCGTAAAGCTTGGGCTTGGGTTGCGGTATTGGAACTCATCCATCCCCAACTTTGGGGTAAACTGATAACGGCGGTGCGTCCAGTTTCATAGATATTTTTTTGCACCTGGGTCAAGATTTCTTGGGCTTCTTTTTCCCATTCTGTAAATTGGGAGAGGTATCGCGCTAGTTTTATTTGGGTGACGATATCAAAGGCGTTGCGTTGTTGATAAATATCTGTGAGGAAGCTGTTGCGTTTGTCGCCTAGTTTTGCTAAACCGATCAGGGCGTTAAGTTGGAGTTGATTTTTACAGAGTTTTTGTTTGCAGAAGTCGTATTCTCCGGGGTTCGCCAAAACTTTTTGTAAGTAATTTTTTAGGCGAGATAGCATGAGAGAATCGACTAAACCGGGAAAGGCTTGATTAGCTTTGGCTAAAGATTCCGCTGCGTAGGAAGAAATCCAAGGGTCTGATTTTTGTTGTCCGGGGAAAGCTGCGAAACCACCATCTGTCAGTTGGAGTTTTTCGAGGGTTTCTATTGCTTGATTGGTAATTTTCCCTAGTCCCCAGTCCTCGGTCCCCAGTCCCAAGATTTGTAAATTTGCGGCTATGATCAGTTGACTGGCTGCAGGTTCTGTAAATGGTAATTCATCATCGCCAAAAACTTGCTTTGCGCTTTGTTTAATTTCGGGAATCAAGGTAGTCGCGAGTTGAATATCTAAACCTCCCATTTTCGGGAAGATATTTTTCTCGACATTGAGGGGAATTTTTACTTGATTTTCGGTAACGCCAGTTTCTACGACTTGTTCTGTAATTTCCAGGGGCTTAATTTCTAACGGAACTTCAAAGCGATCGCCTGTATTATTTAACTGAGTGGTAAAGCGAATTTTGGCGTCACCGACAGTATCAGCTAACATGGGAAAGCGATAAGCTTGGGTTGAAGTTTCCGCTTTGGTGGAGAGATTGGGGTTTAGTTCTACAAACTTGAGGGTACCGCTAACTTCACCATTAATTTTCAGAGTTCCAGAACTTCCCGTGTTGTTGGTGACAGATAAACCGGCGTCGAGGCGATCGCCTATCCGGGCAAATTGTGGGAAGATGGGATTAGTTACGAGTGGTTTGGTGCTGATCAAGGTGGTTTCGCCATTCCCAAAACGGAGATTTCCATCAGTAGCGACTACCATCACTCGCCATGTGGTTAAGTCGTCGGGTAATTTAAAACTTACCTGTGCTTTTCCATTCGCGTCTGTCATCACAGCACCATTATAGTAAGCTAAAGCTTGGAAGTTTGTCCGAGTGCGAGTATTGGCGACACCAGATGACAAACCACCACCATAACCCCAACCTTTGGGTTTGGTTATATCTTGGGGTTGGATGATGACATCGGGACGATTATCGCTGAATCGGGTAGATATTGTTTGTTCAGCGTAAACTGTTTTTACCAAATCTGGTGGACGATATCCTGAAAGTTGGAGTACCGCTTCGTTCACCACCATGACTGTAAATTGTCCTTTGGTGGGGTTTCCTTGATTGTCTTTCAGTTGTAGTTGAATGGTTTCTTCCCCACCTGGTGTGACTGATGCTTGGGTGGGGGTGACTTGCGGTTTTAAATATTTATCTTGTAAGTTGACATGAAAAGGTGCAAAACCAATTTTCACCAAATTCTCTAAACTTCCCACTTCCAACTGATTTAAAGGAACACCTTGACGAACTAACACAGCTTGAACTGCTGCATTTGGTAACATTTCTGGTGTAACTTGAAACTGGATTTGTGGTGCGCCGCCCTTGACTTTGATAATCTGTTGATAGAGAGGGTGATCTTTGGCGATCGCAAAATATAATTCAGCGTCTGGATAGGGAGATTGAATCAGTGCGGTTGCGGTTTCCCCTGGTTTATATTCTTTCTTATTCAGCTTGACTTCCAAAAAATCCCGTTCTTTTGCTCCCCAATATACAGGATTATCTCCCGTCGCCCAAATTTGTAAATCCGTGGCTGTCAATTCTGCTTTCGTATCGCTAAAATTAGCTCGCAAACGATAAGCACCAGATTCTTTGGGTGTGAGTGTGAGAACTTGCGGTTTTTCGGCGGATGTAATTTCTACTTGGGCGACTGTTTGATATTCGACTTGATTTTTTGGTGTCTGACTACCTGCCACCACCTGAGTCACACTACTATATATTATATGTTGTAATTCCACCTTCACCCGTTGACCTGTGATGGGTTTTCCTGAAGGTTCAGTGACGATCACTTCAATCGGTAAAGCTTTAAGAGTATCAGCAATAAAATTACTTTTCAACCCAATCAAGCGATTACTGGGTAAAGCGGTAAATTTCTGGGAATTTGCGACCGATAAATTAGAAACGTCCGCGACTTGGACATCCACCTGATAGGTCATCGGATATGGTAAATCCTTCGCGACTGTCACAGTTAGACTACTTTTACCCTGATCATCTAACTGAGTATTGGTTTGTAAGACATCACTGGGGACATTGGGACTTTCTTGAGGCCAGAACCATTGTCTTCCAAA
The Gloeotrichia echinulata CP02 DNA segment above includes these coding regions:
- a CDS encoding DevA family ABC transporter ATP-binding protein, with protein sequence MFIESTPVISVANINHYFGQGSLRKQALFNINLEINAGEIVIMTGPSGSGKTTLLTLMGGLRSAQEGSLKILGEEICGASKRQLTQLRRQIGYIFQAHNLMTFLTAKENVRMSLELHEQYLNQDMNKKAIAMLETVGLGDRVNYYAENLSGGQKQRVAIARALVSHPKIVLADEPTAALDKKSGRDVVELMQRLAKEQGCTILLVTHDNRILDIADRIIYMEDGQLKSNGVDVTAKIN
- a CDS encoding alpha-2-macroglobulin, which codes for MIIRKLRWFLLAITIFFIVVGCHFFNISSTKQQLAAISPLAPPSLPDWIEQVSPIGDAKSQNQIRVRFKEALIPVESLDNLQQQQLLQKFQLEPSLPGEFRFLTPRMVGFQAEKALPQATRFRVTLKSGLADLQNHRLAQDLAWTFNTESIKLTNLPGVNPMEKAQSQPIDLQQRLEFTSNVELDLASVREHVLLLPEGKQEGVRFNVELKQQEKPAENTDPLEKFDVSARDWIYHLTPQRNLEKARRYRLVFSPGIVPALGNLSTDQEFVSKLATYSPLAFQKINFYGQPDANGTYGRFLDGAPQLEFNNVLVADSVKDNIKITPAPKVKVGVVQVNDGDSVVTINPYALAPATTYTITMGENLKDKFGQVLGRSVSVNYETGDLAGDIWVPANLNIFPTLKDLQLNINTLNLPEGSYKAAYRVVQPTDLVYFNNSNDLLPQPADWQSFQVTGSKNQPVDITVPVKEKLSASTGMLAYGVQARTNKYRENGQELWREPLTYGLVELTNLGVFSQWFPDSGLIRVHHLSDGTPVKAATVEIYKSKLAAKSRPQPLPCASLKTDEKGNLSLKRENLTQCFSGTQRFVKSPELLVIVRENQDWAFTRTEEYSGVYGYGIDAGWQDGTPESRGIIFSDRQLYQPGERVWLTGFTDYLHNGVIQEDKNGVYKLTLVSPDAQKTDLGEKTTNEFGTFSLELPLQKNQRLGYYSIQGKGKNGQEISGEFRVAEFKPPNFQVELKLDREFALIEDKVEAKAASNYLFGSPVQGGEAKYFVTRQQTNFIPQGWEEFSFGRQWFWPQESPNVPSDVLQTNTQLDDQGKSSLTVTVAKDLPYPMTYQVDVQVADVSNLSVANSQKFTALPSNRLIGLKSNFIADTLKALPIEVIVTEPSGKPITGQRVKVELQHIIYSSVTQVVAGSQTPKNQVEYQTVAQVEITSAEKPQVLTLTPKESGAYRLRANFSDTKAELTATDLQIWATGDNPVYWGAKERDFLEVKLNKKEYKPGETATALIQSPYPDAELYFAIAKDHPLYQQIIKVKGGAPQIQFQVTPEMLPNAAVQAVLVRQGVPLNQLEVGSLENLVKIGFAPFHVNLQDKYLKPQVTPTQASVTPGGEETIQLQLKDNQGNPTKGQFTVMVVNEAVLQLSGYRPPDLVKTVYAEQTISTRFSDNRPDVIIQPQDITKPKGWGYGGGLSSGVANTRTRTNFQALAYYNGAVMTDANGKAQVSFKLPDDLTTWRVMVVATDGNLRFGNGETTLISTKPLVTNPIFPQFARIGDRLDAGLSVTNNTGSSGTLKINGEVSGTLKFVELNPNLSTKAETSTQAYRFPMLADTVGDAKIRFTTQLNNTGDRFEVPLEIKPLEITEQVVETGVTENQVKIPLNVEKNIFPKMGGLDIQLATTLIPEIKQSAKQVFGDDELPFTEPAASQLIIAANLQILGLGTEDWGLGKITNQAIETLEKLQLTDGGFAAFPGQQKSDPWISSYAAESLAKANQAFPGLVDSLMLSRLKNYLQKVLANPGEYDFCKQKLCKNQLQLNALIGLAKLGDKRNSFLTDIYQQRNAFDIVTQIKLARYLSQFTEWEKEAQEILTQVQKNIYETGRTAVISLPQSWGWMSSNTATQAQALRLFIAQKAQPEIIDKLFRSLLALRRDGTWQTSYNNAQALTALVEYSQLQPTPPNLIATVELAGQKLAENKFADSRHPSLQINVPMEKLPRGRHNLTIKKSGKGKLHYLAAYNYRLQGNQPGKFNGLRITRELEKVGEAKILQKFGLGVGNNPLTLQTGEVYNVKLELIVDHPVEHVVISDPLAAGLEAVDASFETTTAALQAQADSWELGYKTIYRDRTVAYADHLEAGVYSLNYLVRSVTPGTFFWPGSQAHLQYAPEEFGRAADSTVILLGGR